A window of the Streptomyces luomodiensis genome harbors these coding sequences:
- a CDS encoding amino acid deaminase codes for MATDHSAPAVAALARERVDHRFKGLPPDAEGRTVGELAAERRSLFTGGFTTPVLALSAEALEHNLLAMERYSAAHGLAFAPHGKTSLAPQLFERQLDHGAWGITAAVPTQVRIYRAFGIQRIFLANEVVDAAALRWLAAELDADPGFRFIAYVDSVRGVELMDTALREAGARRPVDVVVELGAGEGARTGVRTEAECAAVADAVAATGTLRLVGVAGYEGEVPGADGERVRAWLRRLTALAADFDAAGRFAGLGAQDEIVVSAGGSAWFDAVADVFAELPTLSRPVCKLLRSGAYVSHDDGHYRHITPFNRVPEEGELHPAFRLWAQVVSRPEPGQAFLNAGKRDAAYDLDLPAPQLIRSARDGSTRPATGLTITALSDQHAWVTVADGTELEVGDWVGLGLSHPCTSFDKWQLIPVAEADGTVTDYIRTFF; via the coding sequence ATGGCCACCGACCACAGCGCCCCGGCCGTCGCCGCCCTCGCACGGGAGCGCGTCGACCACCGCTTCAAGGGACTGCCGCCGGACGCCGAGGGACGCACGGTCGGCGAACTCGCCGCCGAGCGGCGCTCCCTGTTCACCGGCGGCTTCACCACACCCGTCCTGGCGCTGTCGGCCGAGGCCCTGGAGCACAATCTGCTCGCGATGGAGCGCTACTCCGCCGCCCATGGGCTCGCCTTCGCCCCGCACGGCAAGACCTCCCTGGCCCCCCAGCTCTTCGAACGCCAGCTCGATCACGGGGCCTGGGGCATCACCGCGGCCGTCCCCACCCAGGTGCGGATCTACCGGGCCTTCGGCATCCAGCGGATCTTCCTCGCCAACGAGGTCGTCGACGCCGCCGCCCTGCGCTGGCTCGCGGCCGAACTCGACGCCGACCCCGGTTTCCGCTTCATCGCCTACGTCGACTCGGTGCGCGGCGTCGAGCTGATGGACACGGCGCTGCGGGAGGCGGGGGCGCGGCGGCCGGTCGACGTGGTGGTCGAGCTGGGCGCGGGCGAGGGCGCGCGCACGGGGGTCCGTACGGAGGCGGAGTGCGCGGCGGTCGCCGACGCGGTCGCGGCCACCGGGACCCTGCGGCTGGTCGGCGTCGCCGGCTACGAGGGCGAGGTGCCGGGGGCGGACGGCGAGCGGGTACGGGCATGGCTGCGCCGGCTCACCGCGCTGGCCGCCGATTTCGACGCGGCGGGCCGCTTCGCGGGGCTGGGCGCGCAGGACGAGATCGTGGTGAGCGCGGGCGGCAGCGCGTGGTTCGACGCGGTGGCGGACGTCTTCGCGGAGCTGCCCACGCTGTCCCGGCCGGTTTGCAAGCTGCTGCGCTCGGGGGCGTACGTCTCCCACGACGACGGTCACTACCGGCACATCACCCCGTTCAACCGCGTCCCGGAGGAGGGCGAGCTGCACCCGGCCTTCCGCCTGTGGGCCCAGGTCGTCTCCCGCCCCGAACCCGGCCAGGCGTTCCTCAACGCGGGCAAGCGGGACGCGGCGTACGACCTCGACCTGCCCGCACCCCAGCTCATCCGCTCCGCCCGCGACGGCTCAACCCGCCCCGCCACGGGCCTGACCATCACGGCCCTCTCCGACCAGCACGCCTGGGTCACCGTCGCGGACGGCACGGAGCTGGAGGTCGGCGACTGGGTGGGCCTGGGGCTCTCGCATCCGTGCACCAGCTTCGACAAGTGGCAGCTGATTCCGGTGGCGGAGGCGGACGGCACGGTCACGGACTACATCCGCACCTTCTTCTGA
- a CDS encoding sugar kinase: MPPLPSVEAVEAVDVVCLGESMVTFLPSRAGRLADVPSFARGIGGAESNVACGLARAGHRARWISRVGADGFGEHLVREIAATGVDTAYVQRDPYRPTGIYFRTAGERAVGSEPVEPVEPVDGDGPAEPLAEVLYYRAGSAAAAMSPALIPREWAWSGRVLHLTGITPALSGDCRALMRELTTRAPGRPLVSFDLNYRVSLWRTADAGASENKTVSGTVSGPATATATGAGAGTGAGPATATATGAATATGAGPATGPATGPEAGSRPETATATGAGSRPATATGAGLATGPATENAGGLAAADLGAEQAPAVLLGLARGCDLVFVGEDEAEAVWGVRGPEAIRAALPEPHTLVVKQGSAGATAYARRPDGTDAVTFEPAPRVDVVVPVGAGDAFAAGFLSGTLRGLPVAERLRHGHLMAAAVLTVPGDLGTPPSREHADRLVALDATEWGTLRFGPGWTDLPSPAEKWAETAAVEVSDP; encoded by the coding sequence GTGCCCCCTCTCCCCAGCGTCGAGGCAGTCGAGGCCGTCGATGTCGTCTGTCTGGGCGAGTCGATGGTGACCTTCCTGCCGTCCCGTGCGGGCCGGCTGGCGGACGTCCCCTCCTTCGCCCGGGGCATCGGCGGTGCCGAGTCCAATGTCGCCTGCGGACTCGCCCGCGCCGGGCACCGCGCGCGCTGGATCAGCCGGGTGGGCGCGGACGGCTTCGGCGAGCACCTCGTGCGGGAGATCGCGGCCACCGGCGTGGACACGGCATACGTCCAGCGCGATCCGTACCGTCCCACCGGCATCTACTTCCGTACGGCGGGCGAGCGCGCCGTCGGCTCCGAACCGGTGGAGCCGGTGGAGCCGGTGGACGGGGACGGCCCCGCGGAACCGCTCGCCGAGGTGCTCTACTACCGGGCCGGATCGGCCGCCGCGGCCATGTCCCCGGCGCTCATCCCCCGGGAGTGGGCATGGTCCGGCCGGGTGCTCCACCTGACCGGTATCACCCCGGCCCTCTCCGGCGACTGCCGCGCGCTGATGCGCGAGCTGACCACCCGCGCCCCCGGCCGCCCCCTCGTCTCCTTCGACCTCAACTACCGGGTCTCGCTGTGGCGGACCGCGGACGCCGGCGCGAGTGAGAACAAGACGGTGAGTGGGACTGTGAGTGGGCCCGCGACCGCGACCGCGACCGGGGCCGGGGCCGGGACCGGGGCCGGGCCCGCCACCGCGACCGCGACCGGGGCCGCCACCGCGACCGGGGCCGGGCCTGCGACCGGGCCCGCCACCGGGCCCGAGGCCGGGAGTAGGCCCGAGACCGCGACCGCGACCGGGGCCGGGAGTAGGCCCGCGACCGCGACCGGGGCCGGGCTTGCGACGGGGCCCGCGACCGAGAACGCCGGCGGACTCGCGGCTGCGGATCTCGGCGCCGAGCAGGCCCCCGCCGTCCTGCTCGGCCTCGCCCGCGGCTGCGACCTCGTCTTCGTCGGCGAGGACGAGGCCGAGGCGGTCTGGGGAGTGCGCGGCCCCGAGGCGATCCGGGCCGCGCTGCCCGAACCGCACACCCTGGTCGTCAAGCAGGGCAGCGCCGGGGCCACCGCCTACGCCCGCCGCCCGGACGGCACCGACGCCGTGACCTTCGAACCCGCCCCGCGTGTCGACGTCGTCGTCCCCGTCGGCGCGGGCGACGCCTTCGCCGCCGGCTTCCTCTCCGGCACCCTGCGCGGGCTGCCCGTCGCCGAACGGCTGCGCCACGGCCACCTCATGGCCGCCGCCGTCCTCACCGTCCCCGGCGACCTGGGCACTCCGCCGTCCCGTGAGCACGCCGACCGCCTGGTGGCACTCGATGCCACGGAGTGGGGCACACTGCGATTCGGCCCCGGCTGGACGGATCTGCCGAGTCCCGCCGAAAAGTGGGCCGAGACCGCAGCGGTGGAGGTATCCGACCCATGA
- a CDS encoding IclR family transcriptional regulator has product MSQTVDRALSILPLLAEGPANLEQVATRLGVHKSTALRLLRTLHEHGMVYRQRDQRYRLGARLFALAQEAVENLDVREIAHPYLVALNERCGHTVHLAVYEENEVLYIDKVESRYPVRMYSRIGKPVAITVAAVAKLLLADLPEPERRALAERLTYPAYTPRSTPNAEAFLKELATVREQGWATDLGGHEESINCVGAPIRGADGRVVAACSVSAPNVVISAEELLALLPLVRRTAEEISREYSGDAPVSHAPHGAITAPGTPTPHDPSHGTPEKRAEETSS; this is encoded by the coding sequence ATGAGCCAGACCGTCGACCGAGCGCTGAGCATCCTGCCGTTGCTGGCGGAGGGGCCGGCCAACCTGGAGCAGGTCGCCACCCGGCTGGGGGTGCACAAGTCGACCGCGCTGCGGCTGCTGCGCACCCTGCACGAGCACGGCATGGTCTACCGCCAGCGGGACCAGCGCTACCGCCTCGGCGCCCGGCTCTTCGCGCTCGCGCAGGAGGCGGTGGAGAACCTCGACGTACGCGAGATCGCCCACCCCTATCTGGTGGCGCTCAACGAACGCTGCGGACACACCGTCCATCTCGCGGTGTACGAGGAGAACGAGGTGCTCTACATCGACAAGGTGGAGAGCCGCTATCCGGTGCGGATGTACTCGCGGATCGGCAAGCCCGTCGCCATCACCGTCGCCGCGGTGGCCAAGCTGCTGCTGGCCGATCTGCCCGAGCCCGAGCGCCGGGCGCTGGCCGAACGGCTCACCTACCCCGCGTACACGCCCCGTTCGACGCCGAACGCCGAGGCGTTCCTCAAGGAGCTGGCGACCGTACGCGAACAGGGCTGGGCCACCGACCTGGGCGGCCACGAGGAGTCGATCAACTGCGTCGGGGCGCCGATCCGGGGTGCGGACGGACGGGTCGTGGCCGCCTGCTCGGTGTCGGCGCCGAACGTCGTCATCAGCGCCGAGGAACTCCTCGCCCTGCTGCCGCTGGTGCGCCGCACGGCGGAGGAGATCAGCCGGGAATACTCGGGCGACGCCCCGGTGTCCCACGCACCGCACGGCGCGATCACGGCGCCGGGCACCCCCACACCGCACGACCCATCGCACGGAACACCCGAGAAGAGAGCCGAGGAAACCTCCTCATGA
- a CDS encoding RidA family protein: MSEKLQKTAITPATHTTPPAKFSHGVKKGNILQVAGQVGFGPAVPGQAPAPVGPTLREQTLQTLRNVQAVLEEGGASWEDAVMVRVYLTDTGHFAEFNEIYNEFFADLKEAPAARTTVYVGLPAGLLVEIDALAVLG, from the coding sequence ATGAGCGAGAAGCTCCAGAAGACCGCGATCACCCCGGCCACGCACACCACGCCGCCCGCCAAGTTCTCCCACGGCGTGAAGAAGGGGAACATCCTCCAGGTCGCCGGTCAGGTCGGCTTCGGCCCCGCGGTCCCGGGCCAGGCCCCCGCCCCCGTCGGGCCGACCCTGCGCGAGCAGACCCTGCAGACCCTGCGCAATGTGCAGGCCGTGCTGGAGGAGGGCGGCGCGAGCTGGGAGGACGCGGTGATGGTGCGCGTCTACCTCACCGACACCGGCCACTTCGCCGAGTTCAACGAGATCTACAACGAGTTCTTCGCCGATCTCAAGGAGGCCCCGGCCGCCCGTACGACGGTCTACGTCGGCCTTCCCGCCGGTCTGCTCGTCGAGATCGACGCCCTCGCCGTCCTGGGCTGA
- a CDS encoding GntP family permease — protein sequence MLFAATSVTSAAETPPHTGGLLALIPGTAGLLTVAALGIALLLYLIIKVRLQPFVALLGVSIAVGLAAGLSVTELFGTVQKSDAVSLIESGMGGILGHIAIIIGLGTMLGAILEVSGGAEALSARLLGIFGEKRAPLAMGLTGLIFGIPVFFDVGIFVLAPIVYAAAKRSGKSILLYAMPLLAGLSMTHAFLPPHPGPVAAAGLLHVDLGWVILMGIVVGIPSVLAAWGYAAWIGKRVFVPVPQDMVEAAEESREAVAAQQRASGATPAERPVSVATVLTIIGTPLVLILCATFSSIALDPSTGRSVIEFFGHPFVALTIALLLAYYLLGIRRGWSRKSLETVSTASLKPVGNILLVVGAGGVFGAVLKGSGVAQALADAFDSAGLPVIVLAWLISVVLRVAQGSATVAIVTTAGIVTPLLADGHYSQAHLALVIMAISAGSIFASHVNDGGFWMVAKYFGISESDTLKSWTVLETVLSVAGFVVAGLLSVVI from the coding sequence ATGCTGTTCGCGGCCACCTCCGTCACCTCCGCCGCCGAGACGCCACCCCACACCGGTGGTCTGCTCGCGCTCATCCCCGGCACCGCCGGTCTGCTGACCGTCGCCGCCCTCGGTATCGCCCTTCTGCTCTACCTGATCATCAAGGTCCGGCTCCAGCCCTTCGTGGCGCTGCTCGGCGTCTCCATCGCGGTCGGTCTGGCCGCGGGGCTGTCGGTCACCGAACTCTTCGGCACGGTGCAGAAGTCCGACGCCGTCTCGCTCATCGAATCCGGGATGGGCGGCATCCTCGGCCATATCGCCATCATCATCGGCCTGGGCACGATGCTCGGCGCGATCCTGGAGGTCTCCGGCGGCGCGGAGGCGCTCAGCGCCCGGCTGCTCGGCATCTTCGGAGAGAAGCGGGCGCCGCTCGCGATGGGGCTGACCGGCCTGATCTTCGGCATACCCGTCTTCTTCGACGTCGGCATCTTCGTCCTCGCGCCGATCGTCTACGCGGCCGCCAAGCGCAGCGGCAAGTCGATCCTGCTCTACGCGATGCCGCTGCTGGCCGGCCTGTCCATGACCCACGCCTTCCTGCCGCCGCACCCCGGCCCGGTGGCCGCGGCCGGACTGCTCCACGTCGACCTGGGCTGGGTCATCCTGATGGGCATCGTCGTGGGCATCCCGTCGGTGCTGGCCGCGTGGGGCTACGCCGCCTGGATCGGCAAGCGCGTCTTCGTCCCCGTACCGCAGGACATGGTCGAGGCGGCCGAGGAGTCCAGGGAGGCGGTCGCGGCCCAGCAGCGCGCCTCCGGCGCCACCCCGGCCGAGCGGCCGGTCTCGGTGGCCACGGTCCTCACCATCATCGGCACCCCGCTCGTCCTCATCCTCTGCGCGACCTTCTCCTCCATCGCGCTGGACCCGAGCACCGGCCGCTCGGTCATCGAGTTCTTCGGCCACCCCTTCGTGGCGCTGACGATCGCCCTGCTCCTCGCCTACTACCTGCTGGGCATCCGGCGCGGCTGGTCCCGCAAGTCCCTGGAGACCGTCTCCACCGCCTCCCTCAAGCCCGTCGGCAACATCCTCCTGGTCGTCGGCGCGGGCGGGGTCTTCGGCGCGGTCCTCAAGGGCAGCGGGGTCGCCCAGGCCCTCGCCGACGCCTTCGACAGCGCGGGCCTGCCGGTCATCGTGCTGGCCTGGCTGATCTCGGTGGTGCTCCGGGTCGCCCAGGGCTCGGCGACGGTCGCGATCGTCACGACGGCGGGCATCGTCACCCCGCTGCTCGCCGACGGCCACTACTCCCAGGCCCATCTGGCCCTGGTCATCATGGCCATCTCGGCGGGCTCGATCTTCGCCTCGCACGTCAACGACGGCGGCTTCTGGATGGTGGCCAAGTACTTCGGCATCTCCGAGAGCGACACGCTGAAGTCCTGGACGGTCCTGGAGACGGTGCTGTCGGTGGCCGGGTTCGTGGTGGCGGGGCTGCTGAGCGTCGTCATCTAG